GAGCGCTCAGTGAGTATGTCGGCAAGGGCAAAGCGATCGGCGCGGTGAGCCGAGGCGGGATGGACGATGATCGAGAGCCGATCAACCAAGCCGTTCGTGCGGCTCTCAACGACTTGTTCGGGAAACTCGAAGGGGATAAACGGCTGGAACATTTGTAAGAGGCGATGCGTCCGGATGATCCGTGGACGTGGGTGCCTCCTGTGCGACGAAGGGGGGGCGGTTCGATGAAAACGAGTCCTTCGCTCCACGTGTTGTGGGCCACGGATGGGTCCCCCGCGTCCCGCATGGCGCTCGAACTGGTTCAGCACTTCCGCATGCCCGCAGCCTCGACCCTCAGGGTGTTGTCTGTGTCAGAATTTGGAGTGCCCTATCCCACAGGGCTGGCCGCACTGGAGCTGCCGGAGGATCGCGGGGAAGCGGTGCTAGAGAGCGTGAAGCGGGGGGTGGTGTCATCGGATTGGCAGGCTGTCCACTACGAATTGCTCCGTGGCCGCCCGGCCGAGACGATTCTCCTGGCGGCCAATCGACACCATGTCGATCTGGTCGTGGTCGGGGCGCACGGACGCTCAGATATCCAACAATGTCAGTTGGGGAGCGTGTTGCGCCGGATCGTCTTGTATGCGTCCTGTCCCGTGCTGGTGGTCAAGCAGCCGGTTGCAGCGTTACGGCATGTCGTGATCGGCGTGGATGGCTCCCAGGAGGCGGAGGCCGCCGCTGAGTTTCTGCTTCGGCTCTCGTTGCCTGACAGCACGCGGGTCACGGTCGCATCGGTGATACCCCCGCTGCCTTACGGGCAGGCGCCGATGATGGAGGACCACGCGGCACGGCTCCAACAGATTCATGGGCAGGTGGAGGAAGAAACACGGAAGAGCGTGACCCGCGTGGTGGAGAAGATCCGCGCACAGGCCTGTCTGGCCGACGGTACGGTAGTTTCCGGTCACCCGGCCCGTGAGTTGCTGAAGCTCATTGAGGCCGTGCAGCCTGATCTGGTGGTCGTGGGGTCTCGCGGGTTGACCGGCGACACGCGGTATCTCATGGGGAGCGTGTCCGACAGCGTCGTGCTGTATGCCCCCTGCGCGGTCCTGGTGTTCCGGCAGCAGGAACGGCAGTGACACGAGTCGAGTGAGAGCGAATTGATACTTGAGGAGGTGATGACGTGATGGCCAAGGCAAACGTAACCAAGGACGTGAAGAATCCGAAGACAAACGCGA
This genomic stretch from Nitrospira defluvii harbors:
- a CDS encoding universal stress protein, whose amino-acid sequence is MKTSPSLHVLWATDGSPASRMALELVQHFRMPAASTLRVLSVSEFGVPYPTGLAALELPEDRGEAVLESVKRGVVSSDWQAVHYELLRGRPAETILLAANRHHVDLVVVGAHGRSDIQQCQLGSVLRRIVLYASCPVLVVKQPVAALRHVVIGVDGSQEAEAAAEFLLRLSLPDSTRVTVASVIPPLPYGQAPMMEDHAARLQQIHGQVEEETRKSVTRVVEKIRAQACLADGTVVSGHPARELLKLIEAVQPDLVVVGSRGLTGDTRYLMGSVSDSVVLYAPCAVLVFRQQERQ